One Cheilinus undulatus linkage group 22, ASM1832078v1, whole genome shotgun sequence DNA window includes the following coding sequences:
- the LOC121504778 gene encoding high affinity immunoglobulin gamma Fc receptor I-like isoform X2 — MIGRCGDTQTGRSPSQDPVLSHCGSGWGHQTSTLCDMKTIKVTDSGMYWCESKYRDSSDTVNITVSQRTVIIEGPAHPVTEGEEVTLRCQKKNSSSLPANFYKNGFFIREEPTGHMTFQRVSKSDEGAYKCRIGKTESLPSWLLVNDSEPVMLMVSADSSDSSQMFEYRNLCLRCGNNSRSLGWRVTRATFTDQKLSPCGGKWGSPSSSGCCVSTAKKSDSATYWCESVTSQRSNSARITVHGGDVILQSPVRPVAVGDNVTLHCKTRSDDLAAEFYSGNELIGNGTTGHMTIYHVSTSDEGQYWCNIKGHGKSLPSWLFVRDPNVVSAFSSADSPLTSALCKVVVVCLYVVCTVLAAMSYPCRPKGENPSVSMAMSSLQEDDEGSDHQYDDAIANVTTEYHF; from the exons ATGATTGGACGGTGTGGAGATACACAGACGGGTCG TTCTCCCAGTCAGGATCCAGTCTTGTCCCACTGCGGCTCCGGCTGGGGCCACCAGACATCCACGCTCTGCGACATGAAGACCATCAAGGTGACGGACAGCGGCATGTACTGGTGCGAGTCCAAGTACAGAGACAGCAGCGACACGGTCAACATTACCGTCAGCC AGAGAACGGTGATCATAGAAGGCCCCGCCCACCCTGTGACGGAGGGAGAGGAGGTCACACTCCGCTGTCAGAAGAAGAACTCCTCCAGTCTGCCTGCTAACTTCTATAAGAACGGCTTCTTCATCAGGGAGGAGCCCACGGGTCACATGACCTTCCAGCGTGTTTCTAAGTCTGATGAGGGGGCGTACAAGTGTCGGATAGGGAAGACAGAATCCTTACCCAGCTGGCTGCTGGTGAACG ATTCAGAGCCAGTCATGCTCATGGTGTCTGCAGACTCGTCTGACTCGTCTCAGATGTTTGAGTACAGGAACCTCTGTCTGCGCTGTGGGAACAACAGCAGATCTCTAGGTTGGAGGGTCACCAGAGCCACCTTCACCGATCAAAAGCTGTCTCCATGTGGAGGGAAATGGGGGTCGCCTTCCTCGTCTGGATGCTGCGTCTCGACAGCAAAGAAGTCGGACAGCGCCACTTACTGGTGTGAGTCTGTAACCAGCCAGCGGAGCAACTCTGCCAGAATCACAGTACATG GTGGAGACGTGATCCTGCAGAGTCCGGTCCGCCCTGTGGCTGTGGGAGATAACGTCACGCTGCATTGTAAAACAAGGTCTGACGACCTCGCTGCTGAGTTCTACAGTGGGAACGAGCTCATCGGTAATGGAACTACAGGTCACATGACCATCTACCACGTCTCTACCTCTGATGAAGGCCAGTACTGGTGTAACATCAAAGGACACGGAAAGTCTCTGCCCAGCTGGCTGTTTGTCAGAg aTCCAAACGTCGTTTCAGCTTTCTCCTCTGCAGACTCACCTCTGACCTCAGCGCTATGTAAGGTAGTGGTGGTCTGTCTGTACGTGGTCTGCACCGTGCTGGCAGCGATGTCGTACCCATGCAGACCCAAAG GAGAGAACCCGTCTGTTTCCATGGCGATGTCGTCTCTACAAGAGGATGATGAGGGATCGGACCATCAGTACGATGACGCCATCGCTAACGTGACCACAGAGTATCATTTCTGA
- the LOC121504778 gene encoding high affinity immunoglobulin gamma Fc receptor I-like isoform X1, translated as MLSYVQRRFSLHTMKTALLLLLLRLYQTTAQHRASLIVSPSTSQVFEYQSVSVSCEHLGTDDWTVWRYTDGSPSQDPVLSHCGSGWGHQTSTLCDMKTIKVTDSGMYWCESKYRDSSDTVNITVSQRTVIIEGPAHPVTEGEEVTLRCQKKNSSSLPANFYKNGFFIREEPTGHMTFQRVSKSDEGAYKCRIGKTESLPSWLLVNDSEPVMLMVSADSSDSSQMFEYRNLCLRCGNNSRSLGWRVTRATFTDQKLSPCGGKWGSPSSSGCCVSTAKKSDSATYWCESVTSQRSNSARITVHGGDVILQSPVRPVAVGDNVTLHCKTRSDDLAAEFYSGNELIGNGTTGHMTIYHVSTSDEGQYWCNIKGHGKSLPSWLFVRDPNVVSAFSSADSPLTSALCKVVVVCLYVVCTVLAAMSYPCRPKGENPSVSMAMSSLQEDDEGSDHQYDDAIANVTTEYHF; from the exons TGCTGAGACTCTACCAGACGACCGCCCAGCATCGAG CCTCGCTGATCGTCTCTCCCAGTACCTCCCAGGTCTTCGAGTACCAGAGCGTCTCTGTGAGCTGTGAGCACTTGGGCACTGATGATTGGACGGTGTGGAGATACACAGACGG TTCTCCCAGTCAGGATCCAGTCTTGTCCCACTGCGGCTCCGGCTGGGGCCACCAGACATCCACGCTCTGCGACATGAAGACCATCAAGGTGACGGACAGCGGCATGTACTGGTGCGAGTCCAAGTACAGAGACAGCAGCGACACGGTCAACATTACCGTCAGCC AGAGAACGGTGATCATAGAAGGCCCCGCCCACCCTGTGACGGAGGGAGAGGAGGTCACACTCCGCTGTCAGAAGAAGAACTCCTCCAGTCTGCCTGCTAACTTCTATAAGAACGGCTTCTTCATCAGGGAGGAGCCCACGGGTCACATGACCTTCCAGCGTGTTTCTAAGTCTGATGAGGGGGCGTACAAGTGTCGGATAGGGAAGACAGAATCCTTACCCAGCTGGCTGCTGGTGAACG ATTCAGAGCCAGTCATGCTCATGGTGTCTGCAGACTCGTCTGACTCGTCTCAGATGTTTGAGTACAGGAACCTCTGTCTGCGCTGTGGGAACAACAGCAGATCTCTAGGTTGGAGGGTCACCAGAGCCACCTTCACCGATCAAAAGCTGTCTCCATGTGGAGGGAAATGGGGGTCGCCTTCCTCGTCTGGATGCTGCGTCTCGACAGCAAAGAAGTCGGACAGCGCCACTTACTGGTGTGAGTCTGTAACCAGCCAGCGGAGCAACTCTGCCAGAATCACAGTACATG GTGGAGACGTGATCCTGCAGAGTCCGGTCCGCCCTGTGGCTGTGGGAGATAACGTCACGCTGCATTGTAAAACAAGGTCTGACGACCTCGCTGCTGAGTTCTACAGTGGGAACGAGCTCATCGGTAATGGAACTACAGGTCACATGACCATCTACCACGTCTCTACCTCTGATGAAGGCCAGTACTGGTGTAACATCAAAGGACACGGAAAGTCTCTGCCCAGCTGGCTGTTTGTCAGAg aTCCAAACGTCGTTTCAGCTTTCTCCTCTGCAGACTCACCTCTGACCTCAGCGCTATGTAAGGTAGTGGTGGTCTGTCTGTACGTGGTCTGCACCGTGCTGGCAGCGATGTCGTACCCATGCAGACCCAAAG GAGAGAACCCGTCTGTTTCCATGGCGATGTCGTCTCTACAAGAGGATGATGAGGGATCGGACCATCAGTACGATGACGCCATCGCTAACGTGACCACAGAGTATCATTTCTGA